A single genomic interval of Zunongwangia sp. HGR-M22 harbors:
- a CDS encoding DUF3826 domain-containing protein: MKKILFLILSMLSISTTISQENLDPEYIKVTNERAEKIVANISIENEAEKSQVKNTIANQYRSISQIHEERDREIEEIKIKLPKDKYPEKYELKAQEIRDNSDKKIAKLHRSFLKDLSKYLDEEQIEQVKDGMTYGVVPKTYRAFQEMLPELAEEEKEFILKNLKEAREKAMDAGSSHKKHWWFGKYKGKINNYLSSRGYDLAKAGEEWQKRIDEEKKKLALREPPHPPRLPEEVIPAFPGAWGGGMFTSGGRGGKVIAVTNLNDSGPGSLREALEDSKPRTVVFRVAGTIKIDEDLNIDYPNVTVAGQTAPGDGICIAGTLNINTHNVILRHLRVRRGVSSGGQGDDNIGGNPDHHIIIDHCSTSWGMDENISLYRHMRSSLDGEFQIKDPSENITIQWTISSEALDAKGHAFGGTWGGNPSTFHHNLFASNTARNPSIGMSGNFDFRYNVIFNWGHRSIDGGDETSMINLINNYFKPGPATNENIKSTFARVEERHMYSPGSAWADGGWYPESPDRPGKWFVDGNVMHDNNILTENNWKGIRGQSIDMENVEQLKIMARVNTPFVGWPVAPHHSAEDAYEMVLNKSGATLPKRDPVDARVIDMVRSGKPTTSTGIIKNISEVGGYPNLSFDPDEVPIDSDGDGMPDDWEIENGLNPNDPSDGAKDRDGDGYTNLEEFLNGTDPNEKIDYRNLGNNIDTIS; encoded by the coding sequence ATGAAGAAAATACTTTTTTTAATATTAAGTATGCTTTCTATCTCAACTACTATTTCACAGGAGAATTTAGACCCTGAATATATAAAGGTAACTAATGAAAGAGCAGAAAAAATAGTGGCTAATATCTCTATAGAGAACGAAGCTGAAAAATCACAAGTAAAAAATACTATTGCAAATCAATATCGCTCTATTAGTCAAATTCACGAAGAACGAGATAGAGAAATTGAAGAAATTAAGATAAAGTTACCGAAAGATAAATATCCAGAGAAGTACGAATTAAAAGCCCAGGAAATTAGAGATAATTCCGACAAAAAAATAGCGAAATTGCATAGATCATTCTTAAAAGATTTATCAAAGTACTTGGACGAGGAACAAATCGAACAGGTAAAAGATGGAATGACTTACGGTGTAGTTCCAAAAACGTATCGTGCTTTTCAAGAAATGTTACCGGAACTAGCTGAAGAAGAAAAAGAGTTTATTCTAAAAAATCTTAAAGAGGCCAGAGAGAAGGCTATGGATGCCGGATCTTCCCATAAAAAACATTGGTGGTTTGGGAAGTACAAAGGAAAAATAAATAATTATTTATCTTCTAGAGGATATGATCTGGCGAAAGCCGGGGAAGAATGGCAAAAGAGAATAGATGAAGAAAAGAAAAAACTGGCATTGAGAGAACCACCGCACCCTCCACGTTTACCTGAAGAAGTTATACCAGCCTTTCCCGGAGCATGGGGAGGTGGCATGTTTACTTCTGGTGGTAGAGGAGGTAAAGTTATTGCTGTAACCAATCTTAATGATAGTGGACCTGGTAGTCTCAGAGAAGCACTTGAAGATAGTAAACCGCGAACTGTTGTTTTCCGAGTAGCAGGAACCATAAAAATAGATGAAGATCTAAATATAGATTATCCAAATGTTACAGTAGCTGGACAAACTGCTCCTGGTGACGGTATATGTATAGCAGGTACATTAAATATAAATACGCATAATGTAATACTTCGGCACCTTAGGGTACGACGCGGTGTTTCATCTGGTGGACAGGGAGATGATAATATTGGTGGTAATCCCGATCATCATATTATTATAGATCATTGTTCAACAAGCTGGGGGATGGATGAGAATATTTCCTTATACAGACACATGAGATCATCTTTAGATGGTGAATTCCAAATAAAAGACCCTTCAGAAAATATTACCATACAATGGACAATTTCTAGTGAAGCTTTAGATGCAAAAGGTCATGCATTTGGTGGAACTTGGGGGGGCAACCCTTCTACATTTCATCATAACCTTTTCGCAAGTAATACAGCAAGGAATCCATCTATAGGAATGTCAGGTAATTTTGATTTTAGGTATAACGTGATTTTTAATTGGGGGCATCGATCTATTGATGGAGGTGATGAAACTTCTATGATCAATCTAATCAATAATTACTTTAAGCCAGGACCGGCTACTAACGAAAACATTAAGTCAACTTTTGCCCGTGTAGAGGAAAGACATATGTATTCGCCTGGTAGTGCCTGGGCAGACGGAGGTTGGTATCCTGAATCTCCAGACCGTCCAGGAAAATGGTTTGTGGATGGTAATGTGATGCATGATAATAATATCTTAACCGAGAACAATTGGAAAGGTATTCGTGGGCAGAGCATAGATATGGAAAACGTTGAACAACTTAAGATTATGGCTCGAGTAAATACACCATTTGTTGGATGGCCTGTTGCTCCACATCATTCTGCAGAAGATGCTTATGAAATGGTGTTAAATAAGTCTGGAGCTACTTTACCTAAAAGAGACCCTGTAGATGCAAGAGTTATTGATATGGTGCGTTCAGGAAAGCCAACCACGTCCACTGGAATTATCAAGAATATTTCCGAAGTAGGCGGCTATCCTAACTTATCTTTCGATCCAGATGAAGTTCCAATAGATTCGGATGGTGATGGAATGCCAGATGATTGGGAAATCGAAAATGGTTTGAATCCGAACGATCCTAGTGATGGAGCCAAAGATCGGGATGGTGATGGATATACTAATTTGGAGGAATTCCTAAATGGAACAGATCCGAATGAAAAAATTGATTATCGTAATTTAGGTAATAATATCGATACTATTAGTTAA
- a CDS encoding pectate lyase family protein: MKQKSVIFIILISISLSTYAQYPNLTEEDRQREKNIVENAHKHSDSAWKVAEKIVLKEAREGKPYIPWAARPTDLPQAKIPAFPGAEGGGMFTYGGRGGKVLTVSNLKDSGEGSLRAALEVGGARIIVFNVAGIIKLKTPLIIRAPYVTIAGQTAPGDGVCIAGETVWIDTHDVVIRHMRFRRGATDVSRRDDAIGGNPVGNIMIDHVSASWGLDENMSMYRHMYSPGADYKDEKLPTVNITIQNSIFSEDLDTYNHAFGSTLGGENCMFTKNLWASNAGRNPSIGWNGIFNFVNNVVYNWKHRSIDGGDYKASYNIINNYFKPGPITSSEDRVGHRILKPESGRSDLDTVVFGRAYVNGNIMKNYPEITANNWNDGVQIEGKNGELMDYVEASNYFPYMRAKESMPMPWLRNIMTAEESYSFVLENVGATLPVRDAVDKRVIKTVRTGEAIYEKEVNPESFYQFEHRRLPADSYKQGIITDIKQVGGFPEYKGKKYLDSDKDGMPDAYEKAVGLNPNDASDATKDLNGDGYTNIEMYINGLDPKKKTDWTKLENNHDTLADLKNGLNEYKK, from the coding sequence ATGAAACAGAAATCAGTTATTTTTATAATATTAATATCTATAAGTCTTTCTACTTATGCGCAATATCCAAATCTTACAGAGGAAGATCGACAACGTGAAAAAAATATAGTTGAAAATGCCCACAAACATTCAGATAGTGCCTGGAAGGTAGCAGAAAAAATAGTTTTAAAAGAAGCTAGAGAAGGAAAGCCCTATATTCCTTGGGCTGCAAGACCTACAGATCTGCCTCAGGCTAAAATACCAGCATTTCCTGGAGCTGAAGGTGGAGGGATGTTTACTTATGGAGGAAGAGGAGGTAAAGTACTTACCGTGTCAAATCTTAAGGATAGCGGAGAAGGATCTCTTAGAGCAGCTTTAGAAGTTGGTGGAGCGCGGATAATAGTATTTAATGTGGCTGGAATTATAAAATTAAAAACACCTCTGATAATAAGAGCACCCTATGTAACCATTGCAGGTCAGACTGCTCCCGGTGATGGCGTTTGTATTGCAGGAGAAACAGTTTGGATAGATACACACGATGTAGTTATAAGGCATATGCGTTTTAGAAGAGGAGCTACAGATGTTTCAAGAAGAGATGATGCTATAGGAGGAAATCCAGTTGGAAACATAATGATAGATCATGTTTCAGCAAGCTGGGGATTAGATGAGAACATGTCTATGTATCGACATATGTATAGCCCAGGAGCAGATTACAAAGATGAAAAATTACCTACAGTTAATATTACTATTCAAAACAGTATTTTTTCTGAAGATTTAGATACTTATAATCATGCTTTCGGAAGTACCCTAGGTGGGGAAAATTGCATGTTTACAAAAAATTTATGGGCTAGTAATGCGGGTAGAAATCCATCGATTGGCTGGAATGGAATTTTCAATTTCGTGAATAATGTTGTTTATAACTGGAAGCATAGATCAATAGACGGCGGAGATTATAAAGCAAGCTACAATATTATAAATAATTATTTTAAGCCAGGGCCTATTACCTCAAGCGAAGACAGGGTTGGTCATCGAATATTAAAACCTGAATCTGGTAGAAGTGATCTTGATACAGTGGTATTTGGAAGAGCTTATGTTAATGGGAACATAATGAAAAATTATCCTGAAATTACGGCGAATAACTGGAATGATGGTGTTCAGATTGAAGGAAAAAATGGAGAGTTAATGGATTATGTAGAGGCTAGCAATTATTTTCCTTACATGAGAGCTAAAGAATCAATGCCTATGCCATGGTTAAGAAATATTATGACAGCTGAAGAAAGCTATTCATTTGTTTTGGAAAACGTAGGAGCTACTCTACCAGTGAGGGATGCGGTTGATAAGCGTGTGATTAAAACGGTTAGAACAGGAGAGGCTATTTATGAAAAAGAAGTAAATCCAGAATCATTTTATCAATTTGAGCACAGAAGATTACCAGCAGATTCTTATAAGCAGGGAATTATTACAGATATTAAACAAGTAGGCGGATTCCCAGAGTATAAAGGAAAGAAATATTTAGATTCCGATAAAGATGGTATGCCAGATGCATATGAGAAAGCTGTCGGTCTTAATCCCAATGATGCTTCTGATGCTACTAAAGATTTAAATGGAGATGGGTATACCAATATTGAAATGTATATAAATGGATTAGACCCAAAAAAGAAAACTGACTGGACCAAACTAGAAAACAATCATGATACTCTTGCCGATTTAAAGAATGGTCTGAATGAATACAAAAAATAA
- a CDS encoding RagB/SusD family nutrient uptake outer membrane protein produces the protein MKTKIDIYIYLSLLLIFSSCSDDFLQEKKNFGQYDDSFYESEERVNWYLNNIYYDYFQGLTSPVNSIIAEWSNKSNLTEEMGGISDLINPTVTLSNADEGSGYYGTRLENKLKNEPYHRIRDINSLLEEIDIKGETLDEDFRAGIKGQAYYLRAIQYFDLMKIYGGVPLVTSVQEASEDESLKIPRASTTEMVNQIVADLDMAASLLPSNWDGSEYGRFTKGAALAQKCRVLLTYASPLFNNNWESSERWQQALEAGLQAETELSSAGYGLYGNSAKDWEEMFLIDNSFNPEAIVVQLLGSGDSPVILNNSWENDVRLTNQGGSGGLEAPKEMIDLFPMSDGTMATTANGYDDFLFFLDRDPRFYRTFAFSGSKWTYKQDSDLVSNYVWAYRWFKIEGDIRNETFSNNNRVASPAFVRKMSNPEASNESSFEYSGTDIIEYRYAELILNIAEAYAGIGDLNNSVQYLGRVRDRVGIPSSNNYGIGQLTDKYEALKTCLYERRVELAYEGKRFWDIKRWMLYNDDASANNSTCQKLGLQPINGTNRTGHYLQYSQDATTEDPLEDVRTDFGVDPDSEDFKNQLDELADFYSNNFELAELPTPFDNVNGNEVNIDWKQHYYIMGLRSNVLTQNPWLEQTTGWKDASGAEGTFNWKQ, from the coding sequence ATGAAAACAAAAATAGACATCTATATATATTTATCGTTACTATTAATTTTTTCCTCATGTAGTGATGATTTTCTTCAAGAAAAAAAGAATTTTGGTCAATATGATGATAGTTTTTATGAAAGTGAAGAACGAGTAAATTGGTATTTAAACAATATCTATTATGATTATTTTCAAGGATTAACATCTCCAGTTAATAGCATAATTGCGGAATGGTCCAATAAATCTAATCTTACTGAAGAAATGGGCGGCATAAGTGATCTTATAAATCCAACAGTTACATTAAGTAACGCAGATGAAGGATCTGGATATTACGGTACGCGATTAGAAAATAAACTGAAGAATGAACCATATCATCGTATAAGAGATATAAACTCGTTGTTAGAAGAAATAGATATAAAAGGAGAGACATTGGATGAGGATTTTAGAGCTGGGATTAAAGGACAAGCTTATTATCTAAGAGCTATACAATATTTCGATCTTATGAAAATTTATGGCGGTGTTCCTTTAGTAACCAGTGTTCAAGAAGCAAGTGAAGATGAAAGTTTAAAAATCCCTAGAGCTAGTACTACTGAAATGGTAAACCAGATTGTTGCAGATCTTGATATGGCGGCGTCTTTACTTCCATCTAATTGGGATGGTAGTGAATATGGTCGTTTTACAAAAGGAGCCGCTTTGGCTCAGAAGTGTAGAGTACTTTTAACGTATGCTAGCCCATTATTTAATAATAATTGGGAGAGTAGCGAACGATGGCAACAAGCACTTGAGGCAGGTTTACAGGCTGAAACGGAGCTTTCTTCCGCTGGATATGGCTTATATGGCAACTCTGCAAAAGATTGGGAAGAAATGTTTTTGATCGATAACAGCTTTAACCCTGAAGCGATAGTTGTACAACTTTTAGGTAGTGGTGATTCACCAGTAATTCTAAATAATTCTTGGGAAAATGATGTTAGATTAACTAATCAAGGAGGATCTGGAGGTCTTGAGGCTCCAAAAGAAATGATAGACCTGTTTCCGATGTCAGATGGAACTATGGCAACTACAGCGAACGGCTATGATGATTTTTTATTTTTTTTAGATAGAGACCCTCGTTTCTATAGAACATTTGCATTTTCAGGAAGTAAATGGACTTACAAACAGGACTCAGATCTTGTTTCTAATTATGTTTGGGCCTATCGTTGGTTTAAAATTGAAGGTGATATCCGGAATGAAACTTTTAGTAATAATAATCGCGTAGCAAGTCCTGCTTTTGTTCGAAAAATGTCGAATCCAGAAGCATCCAATGAAAGTTCATTTGAATATTCAGGTACAGATATTATAGAATACCGCTATGCTGAATTGATCCTTAATATCGCAGAGGCTTATGCAGGAATAGGTGACCTTAATAATAGTGTTCAATACTTAGGGAGAGTTAGAGATCGAGTTGGTATACCTTCTAGTAATAATTATGGTATAGGTCAACTAACCGATAAATACGAAGCCCTAAAGACATGTTTGTATGAGAGAAGGGTTGAACTAGCTTACGAAGGTAAACGTTTTTGGGACATAAAGAGATGGATGCTTTATAACGACGATGCCAGCGCAAATAATAGTACCTGCCAGAAGCTTGGTCTGCAACCAATAAACGGTACCAATAGAACTGGTCACTATCTTCAATATAGCCAAGATGCTACAACAGAGGATCCTCTTGAAGATGTTCGTACAGATTTTGGTGTAGATCCAGATTCAGAAGATTTCAAAAATCAATTAGATGAGTTAGCCGATTTTTACTCAAACAATTTTGAATTAGCCGAACTGCCTACTCCTTTTGACAATGTTAATGGCAATGAAGTTAATATAGACTGGAAACAGCATTATTACATTATGGGGCTTAGATCAAATGTTTTAACTCAAAATCCTTGGTTGGAACAGACTACTGGATGGAAAGATGCCTCTGGAGCAGAAGGTACTTTTAATTGGAAACAATAA
- a CDS encoding SusC/RagA family TonB-linked outer membrane protein — MKQITTKVFTIFLFFCAGLIYAQDLGDQRTISGNVTDSDGEILPGVNVFVKGTQNGVVTDFDGHYTIRAYGRDTLVFSFIGMKTTERYIGGESNIDVVLEDDNQQLDDVVVVGYGTQKRQNITGAVESIEPDAVQDLPVSNLSEALRGQVTGLSVSGGSRRPGDAASLQIRQTFGFSKDGNSQLPLIVIDDMIQVDPQTNQPTLETLNRLDPSEIESITILKDASAAIYGARASQGAVVIKTKRGQIGKPTFNYYTQLSVNDAISHSKTMSAYEYGVFHNRYLKADNRDNDGANLFSDEELAEMRSLNYDWLDKAWESAFQQRHSLNVSGGTEKATYFAGVTYFTQEANLGDQDYDKFNFRTGINAKISSDLDISASISGNSGNMERSFTKATANINDSSYGSKAGGGEQGDYGYLLHMPKYIPITTMVNGEEYYMSPFPRTDRNLQSANTNRTIAGWNYFATLNNGSKQTTEDFSYNVNASVNYNVPFIKGLSIKATYARSEFTDYTEQIQLPYTLARIKNYNSEGNHLASAAEDSDYKIEENQRNSRVFYNSSRSESTQTNLFANYTQTFGEHDISAMVSMERSESSYKSTRLAYENTSSDYLGTNQTAGTLSDNSTAFKGESGTLSYLGRVNYSFRDKYLLQFLFRSDASTKFAPENYWGFFPSFQAGWIMSKESWFENNIDWVDFFKIRYSVGKTGKDNIKPWQWVQYYDIYVDKGFQFGNNGGELGGALSPKLNPNRDLRWDKTIKHNLGFDINVLNNRLSLGTNFYYDKTTDLLVNTASTAGVPISIGGGFAEQNYGAVNAWGAEFAVNWRDNIKSDISYNIGVNFGFSNNEVQKYPEGAVEHPSYNVVKEGASLYFPSWGFRTWKGTSTGDGILRTDEDIQNYWNYLSSNASSSGTEPSYLGITDVDGLRKGMLVYEDVGGAFNPEDETQADPDGRIDNNLDYVKLDDNNRSYGFTTNLRFDFKGFYVRTQISTSWGSYQEFDRVKQGTSSSHNFWAHESYWTDMYDEDNNVDGAYPNLAFYDSSSFGANSDFWQINTFNAMVRNLTLGYQIPKKLLSKINVQSASIGATGNNLWYFNNPYPDNYRNMYDNSYVDYPTLRTWSLNLNLSF, encoded by the coding sequence ATGAAACAAATAACTACAAAGGTATTTACAATTTTTCTTTTTTTCTGTGCAGGTCTCATTTATGCCCAAGATCTCGGTGATCAAAGAACAATATCTGGTAATGTTACAGATAGTGATGGAGAAATTTTACCAGGTGTAAATGTGTTCGTTAAGGGTACTCAAAATGGAGTAGTAACGGATTTTGATGGGCACTATACCATTAGAGCTTATGGTAGAGATACGCTGGTTTTTTCATTTATTGGAATGAAAACCACTGAGCGCTACATTGGAGGCGAAAGCAATATAGATGTTGTTCTAGAAGATGACAACCAGCAACTTGACGATGTAGTAGTGGTTGGTTACGGAACTCAAAAAAGACAGAATATTACTGGTGCTGTTGAATCAATAGAACCGGATGCTGTTCAAGATTTACCGGTTTCTAACTTATCAGAAGCATTAAGAGGACAAGTTACGGGTCTATCAGTTTCTGGGGGATCTCGAAGACCTGGAGATGCAGCAAGCTTGCAAATACGTCAAACTTTTGGTTTCTCCAAAGACGGAAATTCTCAATTACCTCTTATTGTGATTGATGATATGATACAAGTGGATCCACAGACGAATCAACCTACTTTAGAAACTCTTAACCGTCTCGACCCTTCTGAAATTGAAAGTATCACTATTTTAAAAGATGCCTCAGCAGCTATTTATGGGGCTAGGGCGTCACAAGGAGCTGTTGTCATAAAAACCAAAAGAGGACAAATAGGTAAACCTACCTTTAATTATTATACTCAGCTTTCGGTAAATGATGCTATTAGTCATAGTAAAACTATGAGTGCTTATGAATATGGAGTTTTTCACAATAGGTATTTGAAAGCTGATAACCGAGACAATGATGGTGCTAATTTATTTTCTGATGAAGAATTAGCAGAAATGAGAAGTCTGAATTACGATTGGTTGGATAAAGCATGGGAGTCTGCTTTCCAGCAGAGACATTCTCTAAATGTAAGCGGCGGGACTGAAAAGGCAACTTATTTTGCAGGTGTAACTTACTTTACTCAAGAAGCTAATTTAGGCGATCAAGACTATGATAAATTTAATTTCAGAACAGGTATCAATGCGAAAATTTCAAGTGATTTAGATATTTCAGCTTCGATATCTGGAAACTCTGGAAATATGGAAAGATCTTTTACAAAAGCTACTGCTAATATAAACGATAGCAGTTATGGATCAAAAGCTGGTGGTGGAGAGCAGGGTGATTACGGATATTTACTTCATATGCCAAAATACATTCCTATAACTACAATGGTAAATGGAGAAGAGTATTATATGTCTCCTTTTCCACGAACGGATCGTAATCTTCAGAGCGCCAACACCAACAGAACTATAGCCGGATGGAACTATTTCGCTACACTAAACAATGGATCTAAACAAACTACAGAAGATTTTTCTTATAATGTTAATGCTTCTGTAAATTATAACGTACCATTTATTAAAGGACTTTCTATAAAAGCAACTTACGCAAGAAGTGAGTTTACCGATTATACGGAGCAAATCCAATTGCCTTATACTTTGGCTCGAATAAAAAATTATAATAGTGAAGGGAATCATTTAGCTAGCGCGGCCGAGGATAGTGATTATAAAATTGAAGAGAATCAGCGTAATTCAAGAGTATTTTATAACAGTTCTAGGAGTGAAAGTACTCAGACAAACTTATTTGCTAATTATACTCAAACATTTGGTGAACATGATATTAGCGCCATGGTATCTATGGAACGTTCAGAATCGAGTTATAAATCGACTAGATTAGCTTATGAGAATACATCTTCAGATTATCTGGGCACCAACCAAACAGCAGGAACGTTATCAGATAACTCTACAGCTTTTAAGGGAGAGTCAGGTACATTATCTTATTTAGGACGAGTTAACTATAGTTTCAGAGATAAATATCTTCTACAATTTTTATTTAGAAGTGATGCATCAACAAAATTTGCTCCAGAAAATTATTGGGGATTTTTTCCTTCTTTTCAAGCGGGATGGATTATGTCTAAAGAATCATGGTTTGAAAACAATATAGATTGGGTTGATTTTTTCAAAATCCGATATTCGGTAGGAAAAACTGGGAAAGACAACATAAAACCATGGCAATGGGTTCAATATTACGACATCTATGTTGATAAAGGTTTTCAATTTGGAAACAATGGAGGTGAGCTAGGCGGAGCATTATCTCCAAAACTTAATCCCAATAGAGATTTAAGATGGGATAAAACCATTAAGCACAATTTAGGTTTTGATATCAATGTTTTAAATAATCGTTTAAGTTTGGGAACAAATTTTTACTACGATAAGACAACTGATTTATTAGTAAATACGGCAAGTACAGCGGGTGTGCCCATTTCGATAGGAGGTGGCTTTGCTGAACAGAATTACGGAGCAGTAAATGCATGGGGTGCAGAATTTGCTGTCAATTGGAGAGATAATATAAAAAGTGATATTAGTTATAATATTGGTGTCAATTTCGGTTTTTCAAATAACGAAGTTCAAAAATATCCAGAGGGTGCTGTAGAACATCCATCTTACAACGTAGTCAAAGAGGGTGCCTCTCTTTATTTTCCATCATGGGGATTTAGAACTTGGAAAGGAACCTCGACTGGGGATGGGATTTTAAGAACTGATGAAGATATTCAAAATTATTGGAATTATCTAAGTTCTAATGCATCTTCATCTGGAACAGAGCCAAGTTATTTAGGAATTACAGACGTGGATGGATTACGAAAGGGTATGTTAGTTTATGAAGATGTTGGAGGAGCTTTTAATCCAGAAGATGAGACGCAAGCCGATCCCGATGGTAGAATCGATAACAATCTTGATTATGTGAAATTAGATGATAATAATCGATCATATGGATTTACTACTAATTTAAGGTTCGATTTCAAAGGATTTTATGTAAGAACTCAAATTTCAACATCTTGGGGTAGTTATCAGGAATTTGATCGGGTAAAACAGGGAACCTCTTCTTCTCATAATTTCTGGGCACATGAAAGTTACTGGACAGATATGTATGATGAAGACAATAATGTTGATGGCGCATATCCGAACTTAGCATTTTATGATTCGAGTTCATTTGGTGCGAATTCAGACTTCTGGCAGATAAACACTTTCAACGCTATGGTAAGAAATTTAACCTTAGGATACCAAATCCCAAAGAAGTTACTTTCAAAAATCAATGTTCAAAGTGCGTCTATTGGAGCAACTGGTAATAATCTGTGGTATTTTAATAATCCTTATCCAGATAATTATAGAAATATGTATGACAATTCATATGTGGATTATCCAACTTTAAGAACTTGGTCACTCAACTTGAATCTGTCCTTTTAA